A region of Sulfurimonas sp. DNA encodes the following proteins:
- a CDS encoding DEAD/DEAH box helicase, translating to MQEENAQTQEETKQEEPQITFDDLGLNKDMLRSVKQAGFTVPSPIQAAAIPFVLQGRDIVGQAHTGTGKTAAFGLPALNNIDVKSGVEILVITPTRELATQVSDELFKYGRGINARTVTVYGGSSYKRQIDLIERGASVVVATPGRLLDILKKDMLKDFSPSIVVLDEADEMLDMGFLDDINEIFSYIPTNRQTLLFSATMPKPIKLLAERILNNPEFISITKGETTNADIDQEYYVIEESERDDAVIRLMDSEGTKKAIVFCRTKSEVDRLSNVLSNAGYLANGLHGDMEQRQREAVIKGFKSDSIKVLVATDVAARGIHVNNISHVFNYHIPFDPESYVHRIGRTGRAGTKGKAITLLTPLEFKELQRIKSKVGATMTHAFVPSKNDLRSSTIDKLVSNVENQHIYDEAHKVLDKLREDIDEEQMAYKLISMLLDQQDIKGPNQIGIPADRLDAILERAGRRRDTGGGRGRSRGRSGGGGGYRGNKPRSGGGGNRNREGGGSREGGGYRGNRDRNRSNSSRHRD from the coding sequence ATGCAAGAAGAAAATGCACAAACACAAGAAGAAACAAAACAAGAAGAGCCTCAAATTACTTTTGATGATTTAGGTTTAAACAAAGACATGCTAAGAAGCGTAAAACAAGCAGGTTTTACTGTACCGAGTCCTATTCAAGCAGCTGCAATTCCATTTGTACTTCAAGGTAGAGATATCGTAGGTCAAGCACATACAGGTACAGGTAAAACTGCTGCTTTTGGTCTTCCAGCACTAAACAATATTGATGTAAAAAGTGGTGTTGAGATTTTAGTTATTACTCCAACACGCGAACTTGCTACTCAAGTAAGTGATGAGTTATTCAAGTACGGAAGAGGCATAAATGCTAGAACTGTTACAGTTTACGGTGGTAGTTCATACAAAAGACAGATAGACCTTATTGAGCGTGGGGCAAGTGTTGTTGTAGCCACTCCAGGTCGTCTTTTAGACATCTTAAAAAAAGATATGCTTAAAGATTTTTCTCCTAGCATAGTTGTTTTAGATGAAGCTGATGAGATGCTAGATATGGGATTTTTAGATGATATAAATGAAATCTTTTCGTATATTCCTACAAATCGTCAAACTCTACTTTTCTCAGCAACTATGCCTAAACCTATTAAACTTTTAGCAGAACGAATTTTAAATAACCCTGAGTTTATTTCTATAACAAAAGGTGAAACTACAAATGCTGATATTGACCAAGAGTATTATGTAATCGAAGAGAGTGAAAGAGATGATGCAGTTATTCGTCTTATGGATTCTGAGGGAACTAAAAAAGCGATTGTATTTTGTAGAACAAAAAGTGAAGTTGATAGACTAAGTAATGTTTTATCAAATGCTGGGTATTTAGCAAATGGTCTTCATGGAGATATGGAACAACGTCAACGTGAAGCAGTAATAAAAGGTTTTAAAAGCGATTCTATAAAAGTTCTTGTTGCAACTGATGTAGCTGCTCGTGGTATTCATGTAAACAATATTTCCCATGTTTTTAATTATCACATCCCTTTTGACCCTGAGTCTTATGTTCACCGCATCGGTAGAACAGGTCGCGCGGGAACTAAAGGTAAAGCTATAACACTTTTAACTCCACTAGAGTTTAAAGAACTTCAACGAATCAAATCAAAAGTTGGAGCAACTATGACTCACGCTTTTGTTCCAAGTAAAAATGACTTAAGAAGTTCAACTATCGATAAACTTGTTAGTAATGTTGAAAATCAACATATCTATGATGAAGCACATAAAGTTTTAGACAAACTTAGAGAAGATATTGATGAAGAACAAATGGCTTACAAACTTATCTCTATGCTACTTGACCAACAAGATATAAAAGGTCCAAATCAAATCGGAATACCTGCTGATAGATTAGACGCTATTTTAGAGCGTGCTGGAAGAAGAAGAGATACTGGTGGCGGTCGTGGTCGCAGTCGTGGTAGAAGTGGCGGCGGCGGTGGTTACCGTGGCAATAAGCCTCGCTCAGGTGGAGGTGGAAATAGAAACCGTGAGGGTGGAGGAAGTCGTGAAGGTGGTGGTTACAGAGGTAATCGCGATAGAAATCGCTCAAATTCTTCTAGACATAGAGATTAA